Genomic segment of Ewingella sp. CoE-038-23:
GTAACTGCTTTTCCAAAAACCTTCATTTGGGAGAAGCGGCGAAACGGGATGTTGGCACAGGAGTGGGTCAAATCCCTGATATGAGTAGTTTTCAGTCTGGTGGTGGGTGGTTTAAGTTGCCAAGCGGATATGTTATTCAGGCTTTCGAGGCATCGTTTGATTCTAACGGGCTATATATCAATTTCCCTATACCATTTCCGAGTAGCGTTATTGCTATTGTGCCAGGCGTTTTAATGTCAACACCTGCCTCTCCATCACAACAATTTCCATCAATACAACGTGACGTCAATGACCTGACCCGATTTTTTGCTAAATACAATATTGGTGGAATGAATTCTTCATACTTTATTGTCATAGGGAAA
This window contains:
- a CDS encoding gp53-like domain-containing protein; protein product: MTAINFPPLCRSGRIFTDFAMCNCFSKNLHLGEAAKRDVGTGVGQIPDMSSFQSGGGWFKLPSGYVIQAFEASFDSNGLYINFPIPFPSSVIAIVPGVLMSTPASPSQQFPSIQRDVNDLTRFFAKYNIGGMNSSYFIVIGK